One genomic segment of Sminthopsis crassicaudata isolate SCR6 chromosome 2, ASM4859323v1, whole genome shotgun sequence includes these proteins:
- the CLBA1 gene encoding uncharacterized protein CLBA1 isoform X1: MQDQRPEAKNSRGQENASGDSLCDLVEAVGRASVSEPLKGKEGNQVPGSRDWDEGAPRLESQARNAAFGAAWEPDVSDGCSLGPVEHNSSWGDFEGFSETSDKSDTFSTLDVLERWAAPGTRESEPDLTGCAASSCGRLQFDSVRETAAVSPSKANLSYENIFKLVFQEVPVQQMTEDICTLHHFLEKHNEENTSSKPVKKHFCSESRKLWRILQDEDSTSTSKCLWSKSHCQDNFLLVLGIDAAQKDLSGGGDHVLEDSNLKENEELTEVNGFSLNNCKALIQTKLSGSSAPRHSSLFMYNLFLKKTPSSGNMQYITIPRKKKLFTARNLKMKFFNSDVC, translated from the exons ATGCAGGATCAGCGCCCCGAGGCCAAAAATTCCCGAGGACAGGAGAATGCCAGTGGGGACTCCCTCTGTGACCTCGTGGAGGCGGTGGGAAGAGCTTCAGTCAGCGAGCCCCtcaaagggaaagaggggaatcAAGTCCCCGGGAGCAGGGACTGGGATGAGGGGGCTCCGCGGTTGGAGAGCCAAGCCAGAAATGCTGCTTTCGGGGCTGCCTGGGAACCTGACGTGTCTGACGGTTGCAGCTTGGGCCCCGTCGAACACAACAGCTCCTGGGGGGACTTCGAGGGCTTCAGCGAGACTTCGGACAAGTCGGACACTTTCAGCACCCTGGACGTTCTGGAGCGATGGGCAGCCCCCGGGACACGAGAAAGCGAGCCAGACTTAACTGGATGTGCCGCAAGCTCTTGTGGCCGTCTGCAGTTTGATAGTGTGAGGGAAACTGCTGCTGTTTCACCTAGTAAG gccaaTCTCAGCTATGAGAATATTTTTAAGCTTGTCTTTCAAGAAGTACCAGTACAACAAATGACTGAGGATATTTGCACCTTACACCATTTTCTAGAAaaacataatgaagaaaatactaGCAGCAAACCTGTAAAGAAGcatttttg TTCTGAGTCCCGAAAACTCTGGAGGATTCTCCAAGATGAAGATAGCACATCTACTTCAAAATGCCTCTGGAGTAAATCTCATTGCCAAGACAATTTCTTACTTGTTCTTGGAATAGATGCTGCTCAAAAA gATCTTTCCGGAGGTGGTGATCACGTTCTGGAAGATTCTAATCTGAAAGAGAACGAAGAGTTAACAGAAGTAAATGGCTTTAGTCTTAATAATTGCAAGGCACTAATTCAAACCAAG CTCTCTGGATCCTCAGCTCCTCGACACAGCAGCCTGTTTATGTACAACTTGTTTTTGAAGAAGACTCCTTCCAGTGGAAATATGCAATACATAACaattccaagaaagaaaaaactttttactGCCCGGaatctaaaaatgaaattttttaataGTGATGTTTgctaa
- the CLBA1 gene encoding uncharacterized protein CLBA1 isoform X2, with amino-acid sequence MQDQRPEAKNSRGQENASGDSLCDLVEAVGRASVSEPLKGKEGNQVPGSRDWDEGAPRLESQARNAAFGAAWEPDVSDGCSLGPVEHNSSWGDFEGFSETSDKSDTFSTLDVLERWAAPGTRESEPDLTGCAASSCGRLQFDSVRETAAVSPSKANLSYENIFKLVFQEVPVQQMTEDICTLHHFLEKHNEENTSSKPVKKHFCSESRKLWRILQDEDSTSTSKCLWSKSHCQDNFLLVLGIDAAQKDLSGGGDHVLEDSNLKENEELTEVNGFSLNNCKALIQTKSEP; translated from the exons ATGCAGGATCAGCGCCCCGAGGCCAAAAATTCCCGAGGACAGGAGAATGCCAGTGGGGACTCCCTCTGTGACCTCGTGGAGGCGGTGGGAAGAGCTTCAGTCAGCGAGCCCCtcaaagggaaagaggggaatcAAGTCCCCGGGAGCAGGGACTGGGATGAGGGGGCTCCGCGGTTGGAGAGCCAAGCCAGAAATGCTGCTTTCGGGGCTGCCTGGGAACCTGACGTGTCTGACGGTTGCAGCTTGGGCCCCGTCGAACACAACAGCTCCTGGGGGGACTTCGAGGGCTTCAGCGAGACTTCGGACAAGTCGGACACTTTCAGCACCCTGGACGTTCTGGAGCGATGGGCAGCCCCCGGGACACGAGAAAGCGAGCCAGACTTAACTGGATGTGCCGCAAGCTCTTGTGGCCGTCTGCAGTTTGATAGTGTGAGGGAAACTGCTGCTGTTTCACCTAGTAAG gccaaTCTCAGCTATGAGAATATTTTTAAGCTTGTCTTTCAAGAAGTACCAGTACAACAAATGACTGAGGATATTTGCACCTTACACCATTTTCTAGAAaaacataatgaagaaaatactaGCAGCAAACCTGTAAAGAAGcatttttg TTCTGAGTCCCGAAAACTCTGGAGGATTCTCCAAGATGAAGATAGCACATCTACTTCAAAATGCCTCTGGAGTAAATCTCATTGCCAAGACAATTTCTTACTTGTTCTTGGAATAGATGCTGCTCAAAAA gATCTTTCCGGAGGTGGTGATCACGTTCTGGAAGATTCTAATCTGAAAGAGAACGAAGAGTTAACAGAAGTAAATGGCTTTAGTCTTAATAATTGCAAGGCACTAATTCAAACCAAG AGTGAACCCTGA